GCTGACGGTGTAGTTACCGGCTGAAGTATATGTGTGCAAGGGGTTCTGATCAGTGGCGTTGGTACCGTCACCAAAGTCCCAGAGCCAGGATATTGGAGAACCTGTGGATTGATCCGTGAAATTAACAGTAAGAGGGACAGTACCACTCGTTACATCTGCAGTGAAAGCAGCAACTGGTTCAGATTCTGTAGGCGTAGATGATTCCGATACAGTGATATAATCAGTCTTTACCTCAGTATTGCTCCCACCTGCACTTGTAGTAACCGTGAGATTTACAGTGTATGTTCCAGGTGAGGCATATGTGTGTGAAGGGTTCTGCTCTGTACTGTCGATAGAATCATCGTTATCAAAGTCCCAGGCCCAGGCAGTTATGCCTTCTCCACTTGACTCATCAGTAAACTGGACAGTCAGAGGAGCATCACCGGAAGTAGGAGTTGCAGTGAAGTCGGCAACAGGCAGAATTGAAGAACTCTGGACCTTAACACTTGACGCTTCGGAAATGGCATCTATATGACTGCCTGAGTCATCATCCAGGCGTTTGAAAGTGAGGGAAATGTCACTTTCTCCCGGGGCTTCAGCCACAAAAGTGACATTTGCCAGAAGGACATCTTCATCGCCCGGCTGGATGTTGGAGTTATCTACTGCCCTCAGATTAACATAAGAGGCAGGCATACTGGAGTTTTCGGAAATGGCAGCCCAGGAAGGAAATTCCACATTCGTGAACTTTCCAACAGCCGGGTTATCGAGGGTGAGGTTAAGGTCATAGCCTGAAAGACCTCCTGGGAATTTATCCGCCCTGATCTCAAAGATTTGAGATGCGCCCAAAGAAAGAGTAGATTCTGCGGGGAGAATCGAAACAATCGGATTGTCCGAGTTCCCTGCGGTCTTCCCTACAGTTAGTTTTGCTTCCAGGATAGTGACAGAAATCGTATTTTCGGAATCATCATCAAACCGGTTAACGAATACAGTGAGATTTGCTTTCCCAGAAGCAAGGGATTCTACAGTCACCTTGCCTAAAAAGACATCTGAAGCTCCTGCATTTACCTTTTCTGTCAGATCAACGGCTTTGATCTGGACAGAACCCGCCGGAAGACTTGAACTATTATTCAAACTTGACCAGGAAGGGAACTCCACTCCCGTTATCCGGGCAACCGAAGGGTCGCTTATGCTGAGAGTCAGGTTGTATCCCGAAAGCCCGGAAGGTGCCTGGTCAAGATAAAGGTTCAGACTTTCTACGGAGCCAATATCTGAAAAGACAGATTCCTGGGGCACAAAATAGAGTTCTTCACAGGCAGCCACACTCACTCCAAGGCTGAACAGGAGCAGAAGAACTGCAAAGCTTCCCAGTAAGTGTCCTGTAAACTTTTTCCCTGTTACTGTAAACTTTTTTCTTGTTAGTTTCATGGTAAACCTTTCCATAAAAAGTTCATTTATTTTCTTCTCATTTTGCTCGATTTCGGGTGAATTACCGTAAATATAATGAAGACTGATATCGAATAGATGAATCCGAACCCTGGAAGGGTACTTTTTCCGGCATCTATGCCTTTGGTATTTCCACTTTCATCTGCTTCTTCTCCAGAATTTACGGAATTCTCCGGTTTTTTAGAAGTTTCGGAACTTGAGATTTCGACATCATTTCCTAAAGAGGAGTTTTCATCAGCGGAGCTTTTCATTTCCTCTGTGGTTTTGTTTCCGATTTTTTTGTTCTCGGTTTCTTGCATTACGGAAATGGAGCTGTTGTCAGATTGTCCCCCAGAATCCGAAGTCTTAGAACCATCGCCGGCAGATGCGTTTTCTCCTACCTCAACGGTTTGTTCTTCCGAATATTCCGCTCCATCGAGCATGATTGTGTTTTCTAAGTCGTCATCCATTCTGGATACCGTGACGGTGATTCCGGTAGAGCCGCCTTTGAGTCCTTTCAAGGTGAGGACTGCAAGTTCCGCATCGTTAGCCCCTTTTCCTATGGCTTCCTGGAGGTCTACTGCTTTCAACCGTACAGAAGAGGCCGGAAGTTCAGATACATCTGTCAAGGTCGCCCACTCAGGGAAGCTAACGGCCTGTATTTCAGCAACATCCGGGCTATCCAGTTCCACAGTCAGGTTGTATCCTGAAAGCCCGTCAGGCAGGTTATCCACACTCAGAAACAGTTCACAGCTTTCACCGGCTCCCAGGGAGATTTCACCTGACGGCTCGGTTATAAGTAATGGAGAGGCCCCAGCAAGCCCTGTGCAGGTCCAGGCCGAAAAAAAGACCGCAAAGGCTAAGAGTATCGATATAAAAATTTCGGATTTTTCGGGCAACGGATCACCTCATAAAAAGTTTTTCAAAAGGGAGAAAAGGAAAAACGGAGAGAACATAAGCAAGTTTTCTCTATTTTCCCTTCGTTTTTTCTTCCTTTTTTCTTTCCTTTTTCTCCTTAATCAGATCATTGCAAACATACGCGCTACATCATCAAAATCGATCCTGCCATTTCCGTTGAGGTCGAAGTACTCCACCGGCATGTTTTCCTCTATCCAGTCCATGTTGTGGAAGTACGCCACTATATCTACGAAGCTGAACTCCCCGTTTCCGGTGAGGTCTTCATAGAACCCGTCTCCGTCAAGGTCCTGAGGGGCATATTCCTGATCCGGCAGGGGAGACAGAAGGGTCACTTCAATTCTTCCTGTTAAAAATGCCGGCTCTATGATGTTTCCTGAATCGTCATCCAGACGTTTAACCCCTATCGAAAGGTTCGCAGATCCTTTCTTCTTTCCGGAAACAGTTAGGGTGGCGAGCACAACATCTGTTGCTCCTGCCTTAACAGTATCTTCCCCGTCAACAGTCTTCAGGTAGATAGAAGTCCCTGGCAGAGAAGAATTCTCAGTAATCAGACCCCAGGAAGGATACTCTATATCAACTATCTCGGCAACAGTCGGGTCGTCAATAGCAACGGTAAGGTTGTAGCCTGAAAGACCTTCTGGGAAATTACTGGCAACGACATTTATCTCAATAGATTCGTTTTCTGAGACAGAGGAGTTTTCCGGGTCAAAATAGAGAGTAACAGTTGACCCGGAAGCTCCGGAAACTTCTATGTAATCCGATTTTAACTCGAAGTCCTTCCCAGCAGCATTTTCCACAGTCAGGTTTACAGTGTAATTTCCGGCTGCATTATAGGTATGCGAGGGATTCTGATCGGTAGCACTGGTACCGTCACCGAAGTCCCAGAACCACGAGGTAGGTGTGCCTGTAGACTGGTCCGTGAAATTGACAGTGAGAGGGGCAGTACCGCCAGTTACATCAGCAGTGAAAGCAGCAACGGGTTCAGGTTCTACAGGTGCAGAAGATACAGTGATGTAATCAGTTTTCACCTCGGAATCGCTTCCTCCAGCATTTGAAACCATAAGACTAACTGTGTAGTTACCGGCCGATTCATATGTACACGAGGGATTCTGCTCAGTTGAGTCCACAGTGCCGTCATTATTAAAGTCCCAGGAGTAGGAAGAGACTGAACCAGTTGACGCATCGGTGAACTGAACCGTGAGCGGAGCATCGCCAGAAGTGGGTACTGCAGTAAAGTCTGCAACCGGTGCAGTCTCTAGGTATTCAGCCATGAGAATTGTATTCATAGCATACATGCTGTCGCCAGAGGAGCCATTCAGGTAACTCAGTAGGCGTGCGGTATCAGTGCCATCATGAATGGCTCCGGTCACATCGTAAGAAGAGAAACCCATCTGCGGATTTGATAGATAATCACTCCAGAAACCTGGGTACTCCTGGTTGTTGAAATAGAATTTACTCTTTCCAACATCGCTTGCACTGGCCAGGATGGCTATTGCAGTAGCTTTCGAAACACCCGAGGCATTCACACCGCTGAAAGACGCATAAGCTGTGGCCTCGTCGCTGGTTACTGCATAGCTATTCCCTGCTGCGAGAATATCGAACTCATCGTTGATCCAGATCTTTCCCGTTTTTCCTGCAGGGTCGTGGTAGACAACGACCATGTACGCTCCCCACATAGCATAATCATTGCTAGCCTCAGGGGTGATGGTAATACTGTTTCCTGAGGAGTTAAACAGTGACGTTACGTTGTAGACATAAAGCCCATATGGGTAATTGTACATGCCATAACTCTTTTGATCCTTGTAGGTGGCAATCGGAGTTACGGTATTGCTGTTGAACGACATTGTAAATGCCGGGTCAGTTCCCATCTTATTGTAGCTGTACGCCTGGTAGAGCCGAGCGCTTACAACCGTTGTTCCTGCAGGGATTGGCAGGTTCGTTGATGACCATGTATATGTTTTGGCAGTCCAGTTTGCTGAATTATATGCCGTGTTTCCGGCTGAGTAAACAATCCCATGCCTTCCTTCAAACGTAGCCTGCGTTGTTATATCGTTCCCACCGGTGTACCTCTTGCCCTTGTACCCATTATTGACAACAGTTTTTGTGAGGGTCATTGAGTTGTTAGTTTCATCGAACTCGGAAACCTCATTATTAGAGTCTGCAGTGACCGTAATCTCCACGCTGTCTCCTAAGGTTCTAAGAGCAGAGTCCGTTATTGTAAGTGTAGTATTTGCTCCAACTGCAAGACCGCCAGTAGCTACATTTGTATCGACACCATTAATGGTGAATTTGACCGTAAAGTTTCCAGAATCAGCCGCACCTATATTCGTAACAGTTGCCGCTATGGTATTTGTCTCATTTGCAAAAATCTCGCCAACATTCGGGGCGATTGCTGAAACAATGAGATCAGACTTCGAAGACCCATTGACAACAATGTATCCTGTCTTTACTTCAGAATCACTTCCACCTGATCCAGTAACTGTAAGGTTGACAGTATATGTTCCAGGTTCGCTGTAAGTATACGAAGGACTCTGTACGTTACTGTCTACAATTCCATCATTATCAAAGTCCCAGGCATATGAGGATACAGTACCAGTTGAAGCGTCAGTGAACTGAACATCAAGAGGGACCGTTCCGCTGGTCGGGTCTGCAGTGAAATTTGCTACCGGTGCAGATTCCTGTTCTGCCTGGTATTCAACAACAAGTATCTGCTGGAGTGCGTCCATGCCTCCGCTAGTTGTGCTCTGGATGCCGAACTCGTTCACTGTTTCAGTGATATAGTTTGTTGCATTAAAGACCAAGGGACTTGCAGTGTTGGAACTTCCCATCCATGCATTGGTTGCCACGGTATTTCCGTTGAAAAGCAGGTTTCCTTCATCGGGTCCTGCACTTCCTGCAAAACTGTACAGCATAGCGTTCACGACATTAGTCTTGTCAATAGTCATGCCGGTGAAAGGAACGTATGCAATAGCCTCTTCTGGAGTGGTCCCATAACTGGACTCAGATAACCCAAGCTCATCGCACTCTTCGTTAATGAAGATCTGCTTCCTGGTTTCATTAGAGTTCCTGTAGACCACGACAAGAGTGCTGGGATACAGTGCGACTTTGCCGTAAAGGTCATTATTTCCATCGTAGGGAACCGTAACAAGGCTGTTTTCGGATGAGCTAAACTTGTCGGTTACATCGTAGACACAGAGCCCATATTCATAGTCAGCGTACCCGCCAAAATTACTCCAATCCCTGTAGAGAATTCCGTTTCCTGTTGAGAGGTTTCCGTTCTCTATTATGTTCCCGTTGAAGTTAATGTTCAGCCACGGATACCCACCGGGTGTCTGGTCCCAGTTGTAGGCGAAATAAAGGAGGGCCTTTTCTATAGTTGAACCAGCAGGAATCGGAAGGTCGCTTGCACTCCATGTTTCGGTCCTGCCGGAACCCCAGCCTCCAACTCCTTTATAGGCAGATTCAGGCTGTGTGGAATACAAAAGGTTACCATGGAGATCAAAGGTATTTTTAGTAGTGATATTGCTCCCGCCTTCCCAGTAGATGCCTTTGCCCTTATACCCGTTGTATTTGACCAGTTTCGCCGCACTGCTCTTGTTGTTGTTGGCCTCGTTGGTTTCAGGGATAAGGTTATCCGGATCAACGCGTGCTGTGTAGGTCACCGTGTCGCCTTCAAGATTGCGTATGGTCGGGTCGATCAGGGTTACAGTGGTCTGTGCCCCGCTCCCGAGAGACGCGATGGTTGTCGTGTTTGCGGGAACCGTACCATTGGAAACGTCGCTTGCATACAGGGCGACCTGGATATTGGTGGCGGTTTCAGGCCCGCTGTTTTTGATATTGGTGATCTTCACCGAGTTTTGTTCCCTGGAAAAGACCGCACTGGCAGGTACAGGGTTCACAATGCTGGCGATGGTGAGGTCAACCTGGGGCGTCTGTTCGATTTGACTTTTTACCACAAGGAAAGCGAGCGGGATCTTGTAGAATGCTGCAGTGCCGGTACCTGGCAGGTATCTAGCATAGGCAAACATGACACTGCTGCTGCCGGAGACAGAAGAGGTCACGTCCCATGAATCAATCCCTGAGTAGTCACCCTGCGCATCTGCGACCCTATCAAGCCCTATGTTTGTAAATGACCCGGTCTTTGCAGATGCATCGAAGTTATTATCTGATGTTGGGAAACCGTAGTAGCCATTGTTACTTGCCATGTAATCAGCGGTGAGCTTGGCCGATGTGATGCCGGAAAGCCCGCTGGTGTCAAATGTGGTTGTTCCAACGGCAACTTCACCCAGGTTATCCTCAGTATAGTAAGTGCAGGCGTCATGCCCCTCATTCACCCAGTAAGTTGTCTGGGTTGTGGAGGCGGGGTCGTCGTATGCAACAACCAGCGTCACTACCTTTATCCGGCCATCATAGGAACCCGTGGAGTCAACTTTCACCTTGATAGTATCCTCCCCAGCCTGGACCAGGTTAGTAACATCGTACCAGCTCAGGTAGTCACTTGTCACTCGGTTGGTATGGTCATTGAGCATCAGATAAGGTTCCCCGGTGCCGTGCCCTGCAAACTCGCTGTTGTCATTGCCGCCATCGCCATAGTCCCCACCCTGAAGGTAGATGAAGGGCTGTCCTTCGTCAGTTTCTGTCCAGGTGTTGTCCCAGGTCCCGTCGTTATCCCAGTCAACACTGGTGGTGTAGGTGATTTTCTTTGCATCCTGCATATGGCCGCAGTAGCTGGAGACATAGAGCCGGGCCCATTTTACCCGTCCGGATTCCGCCACAGCAGCTGCCGGCAGGGTAAACGTCCTGTCTACAGCATTAGAAAATCCTGTTGACGGAGGGTTTCCGGAGATATAAAGGTCGCCGGTCACTGTCCCAGTCTGAACTGTAGTCAATGGGAGACCACCGACCCAGTCATCTGCAGCTCCTATGCCTGTAAACAGGACAAAGCATAGAACTGCTGAGATCCATAAAAATGAAGGTTTCCTGTTCGTAAATTTTCCTCCTGTACCGTATTAGAGAAAGAGTTCCAGAGGTGTGTAACAGTCCCTATCAAAGAAGTAACAGTAATCCAACCAGAAATCAACCTGTTTCAAAAAATAATACCAAATTTTTGTCATTGTGATTTTAAGAATCTTGTAATGTATTTTCAACAAGATAGCATTAAATTATTCCTTTATCTTATAGAACCCTCTTTGACAGATTGCCTTCTCAAAAATGCTCTACAACTTCTTCCCATTTATGCTTAAATATTATTACTAATTAATATTTTATTAACAACATTTCAGATATATCAATCTTTCTAAATGTGTCTTAAAGATACAAAAGTTCATATTTGTATATACGACAAATGGCAATTTTAGTGCATTTAAGTCCTTTTTACTCAATCTGTTACTCTAAAAATTTAGAAAAATTTCATTTTTCAGCAATCGTTTATTGGTTCATTTGTTTCATTATTAAGCAAGGGATTAGTTTAATAATTATTAATATTATTAATTTAAGTAATAACATTAAACTACCATTGCATAAGGAAATTTGGCTTAAAAAGTAAAAATAATAAGTAAAAAATAGCTATTAAGCTCATCTAGAACTGAAAATCTGACAATATGATACACCGTTGATCTATTCAAAAAAAAGTAGTTACAACTCTCTTTACAATTTCCTTCCCATCCAAAATATGTCTTCCCCCAGTAAGTAATGTATATCTTGAATTTAATAATATTTAATATTCCTAAAGAAAAACAATATTAAATATAAAAATTCTTATGCCTTTATTTAAAAAATAAAAAGAAACAGCCTTATTAGGCTGCTTCTGCCCAGAAAATGAGACTTCCCTGGAATTGCCCTGTAGACGAGTAGTTTAACGGTAGATCAAGCTGAGCTTCGGAGGTTACCGAATTTTTTGCAGCTATGATCTTACTGTAGCTGGACCAGATGCTTTGATCAAGCAAGAGCCCAGTTTTGAAAGGACCGTTTTCCTGGTCATCCACTTCGGCAGTAACCTTTATACTGGTGCCTCCGTTATTCTGGAGAGTAAGGGGCAAAGACTCACTCGGCGTTCCCGGAGAGACTATTCCGAAATCGACCGAATTCGGAGAGACAGTCAGGGAAATTGCAGGAATGATTTTCACTTTAAGTGATACCGTTGAAGAGGAACCTGAGCCCGAAGAAGCTACTTTCGCCTGCTGGATAATCTCTGCGTCCGTGCAGCCATCTTTGCTGGCCGTTGCAGTAATTGTTCCTTCACAGCTTGCATTTACCGCAAGTACAACCGTTCCGTTCGCATCAGTTGTTCCCGAACCTGTAGCACAACCGCTCAGATTTACAAATGCTCCTTCAACAGGGAAATCGTCACTTGTTACAGTATACGTAACATCGGTTTCCTCTTCCACAGTCACATTAAGGGTACTTGCAGAGAGAGAAAGGGCAGGGGTGACAGGCGTTTCATTTTCAGACACCGCCTGCTGGATAAGCTCTGCGTCCGTGTAGCCGTCTTTGCTAGCCTCTGCAGTAATAGCTCCTTTAGAGCTTGCATTTACCGCAAGTACAACAGTTCCGTCCGCATCAGTTGTCCCCGAACCTGTAGCACAACCGCTCAAGTTAACAAGTGCCCCTTCAACAGGGGAATCGTCACTTGTTACGGTATACGTAACATCGGTTTCCTCTCCCACAGTCACATTAAGGGTGCTTGCAGAGAGAGAAAGTGCAGGAGTGACAGAAGTTCTATCCTTAACAACAATATATTCGGTCTTCACCTCAGAATCACTGCCTTCAGATCCGTTTACAGTTAAGTTGACAGAGTAATTACCCGCAGTTTCATAGATATACGATGGGTTCTTTTCCTCGCTGTCGATAGTGCCGTCATTATTAAAGTCCCAGGCATAGGAAGAGATAGTACCGGCAGATTTATCGGTGAACTGGACAGTCAGTGGAGCATCTCCAGAGGTAGGAGTTGCCAAAAAGTCAGCCACTGGCGTAGCAGATGCAGATCCCTCATATTCAATAACAAGTATCTGCTGGAGTGCGTCCATGCCTCCGCTAGTCGTGCTCTGGACTCCCGCCTCGTTTCCGGTTTCATTGATGTAGTCTGTAACATCAAAGACTAAGGGGCTTCCTGAATTGGAACTTCCCATCCATGCATTGGTTGCCACGATGTTTCCGTTGAAAAGCAAGTTTCCTTCATCGGGTCCTGCACTTCCGGCAAAACTGTACAGCACAGCATTTGTGACCTTATCCACGTCAATGGACATGTCGGTGAAAGGAGCGTATGCAGTAGCCTCTTCAGGAGTGGTCCCATAATTGGATTCAGACAAACCAAGCTCGTCGCATTCTTCATTAATGAAGATCTGCTTCCGGGTTTCATTAGCGTTTTCGTAGACCACTACAAGGGTGCTGGGATACAGTGCGTTTTTGTTTTCACCAACAGATGTCATGACAAGGTTGTTTCCTGAAGAGCTAAACTTATCGGTTACATCGTAGACATAGAGCCCGTATTCATAGTCAGCGTACCCGCCAAAATTGCTCCAGTCCCTGTAGAGGGTTCCGTTTCCTGTTGAGATGTTGCCGTTATCAAGGGTGTTCCCATTGAAGTTAATGTTCAGCCACGGATATCCGCCGGGCGTCTGGTCCCAGTTGTAGGCGACATAAAGGAAGGCCTTTTCTATTGTGGAGCCACTCGGGACCGGAAGGTCGCTTGCACTCCAGCTTTCTGTCCGGGTCTCCCAGCCGACAGATTGGTAAGCAGAATCAGGCTGTGTGGAGTACAAAAGGTTCCCCTGGAGGTCATACGTATGTTGGGTAGTGATATTGCTTCCGCCTTCCCAGTAGATACCTTTGCCTTTATAGCCGTTGTATCTGACCTCTTTGGCTGCACTGCTCTTGTTGTTGTTGGTCTCGTCGGTTTCAGCGATAAGGTTGTCAGGGTCAACGACAGCAGTGTAGGTAACAGTACCGCCTTCAAGGTTGCGGATAGTAGGGTCGATCAGGGTTACTGTGGCCGTCTCTTCGCTTGCAAGGGATGCAATCGTTGTCGTGTTTACTGGAACCGTTCCACTGGATACGTCGCTTGCATACAGGGCGATTGAAATGTTGGTAAGGGTGGCAGTTCCGGTGTTCTTGACATTGTTAACTTTCACAGTATTTGCTTCCCTGGCAAAGATCGCAGAAGCAGGAACGGTGTTGACGAGCCCTGAGATGGTGAGGTCGTTCGTCGTCACCTGAGTCGCTTGAGTTACGGTTATGTAGTTTGTCTTCACCTCGAAGTCGCTTCCATCTGCGTTCGTGACTGTGAGGTTGACAGAGTAGGTTCCTGCAGCCCCATAGGTATACAGGGGATTTTGCTGAGTGCTGTCGACAGTCCCGTCATTATCAAAGTCCCAGGCATAGGAAGAAACAGTCCCTGTTGATGCATCGGTAAACTGGACCTCAAGGGGAGCAGTGCCGCTTGTTACACTTGCCAAAAAGTCTGCCACAGGCGGCTGGGAAACCGTTTCAATCGGGCTTTTTACCACAAGGAAAGCGAGCGGGATCTTGTAGAATGCTGCAGTGCCGGTACCTGGCAGGTATCTAGCATAGGCAAACATGACACTGCTGCTGCCGGAGACAGAAGAGGTCACGTCCCATGAATCAATCCCTGAGTAGTCACCCTGCGCATCTGCGACCCTATCAAGCCCTATGTTTGTAAATGACCCGGTCTTTGCAGATGCATCGAAGTTATTATCTGATGTTGGGAAACCGTAGTAGCCATTGTTACTTGCCATGTAATCAGCGGTGAGCTTGGCCGATGTGATGCCGGAAAGCCCGCTGGTGTCAAATGTGGTTGTTCCAACGGCAACTTCACCCAGGTTATCCTCAGTATAGTAAGTGCAGGCGTCATGCCCCTCATTCACCCAGTAAGTTGTCTGGGTTGTGGAGGCGGGGTCGTCGTATGCAACAACCAGCGTCACTACCTTTATCCGGCCATCATAGGAACCCGTGGAGTCAACTTTCACCTTGATAGTATCCTCCCCAGCCTGGACCAGGTTAGTAACATCGTACCAGCTCAGGTAGTCACTTGTCACCCGGTTGGTATGGTCATTGAGCATCAGATAAGGTTCCCCGGTGCCGTGCCCTGCAAACTCGCTGTTGTCATTGCCGCCATCGCCATAGTCCCCACCCTGAAGGTAGATGAAGGGCTGTCCTTCGTCAGTTTCTGTCCAGGTGTTGTCCCAGGTCCCGTCGTTATCCCAGTCAACACTGGTGGTGTAGGTGATTTTCTTTGCATCCTGCATATGGCCGCAGTAGCTGGAGACATAGAGCCGGGCCCATTTTACCCGTCCGGATTCCGCCACAGCAGCTGCCGGCAGGGTAAACGTCCTGTCTACAGCATTAGAAAATCCTGTTGACGGAGGGTTTCCGGAGATATAAAGGTCACCGGTCACTGTCCCAGTCTGAATTGTAGTCAATGGGATACCACCGACCCAGTCATCTGCAGCTGCGGCGCCTGTAAACAGAGTAAGGCAGACTCCACTGCTCAAAATCAGAGTTAACAATATAAAAATTAATTTCTTGTTCGTAAATTTTCCTCCTGTACGTCCTGGAGAAAAAAATTCCAGAGCTATGTACACAACAGTTCCTACTAGGGAAGTAACAGAAACCCAATAGTTTTCAAAAAAAAATTGTTTCAATTATGAGCTGGAAAAATACTCATAGTTAATTTTTAAGCCAGGTAGCGCTGGATTATTCCCTTTTCTGATAGGATTACCTTTTGCAGATTACATCTAGAATTATTTTCTCCATAACTTCTTCCCAATTTAGGTCTAATTATTAATACTAATAATCATTTTATTAACAAATTTTCAGATATATTAATCTTTCTAAATGCTTTTTGAATGGATAAAAATTATCATTTATGAGGATTAAGTAGCAATTTAGCAGTGTTCAAAGCTTTAAACTTAATTCGGAAATCATTCGGAACATATCTTTTTTGAATAATTATTCACGCCGGAAAATACTCACATTTTTTAAATACGATAGTCTATTTTCAACACAATTGCTGCGAAAAATTTGGAAAAAACATGCACTCTCTATATTTGATGGCTAATATGACTATTTATTAAACCAATTATCAAGTCATTTGCATAATTATTATTAATATTTTAAAATAAAATAGCAATATTTAGCAATAAAATAATTATTAGAAATTAACTTAAAAGAATTACTATTAAAAAATTAATCATAAATAACCATGAATTCAATATAAAATCTTTTGGGTTTTAAGAATAACAACTCCTTATAAGGCCAGAAAAAAACAAACATTTTTCTTAAGAATGAGGATCCCTAATAATTTTTAGATTCCAACCTTTCTTACGAATCCCTGTTTCCTCAGGATACAGGCATGAAAATTACCCTAAAAAAACAAAGCTTTTTCTGGTTAGGATTATAACTTCTTTCTGATTCTCACGATATCCCAAATAGAAAATTATAAAAAGCAGCCTTGTCAGGCTGCTTCTGCCCAGAAAAGAAGGCTTCCCCGGAATTGACCTGTCGACGGGTAGTTTGCCGGAAGGGCAAGCTGAGCTTCGGAGGTTACCGAACTTTCTGCAGCTATGACCTTACTGTAGCTGGACCAGATGCTGTTATCAAGCAGAAGCCCAGTTTCGAAAGGACCGGCCTCCTGGTCATCCACTTCAGCGGTCACTTTCATACTGGTGTCTCCATTATTCTGGAGAGTCAGGGGCAAGGACTCACTCGGTGTCCCCAGGG
The genomic region above belongs to Methanosarcina horonobensis HB-1 = JCM 15518 and contains:
- a CDS encoding DUF3344 domain-containing protein, which gives rise to MSSGVCLTLFTGAAAADDWVGGIPLTTIQTGTVTGDLYISGNPPSTGFSNAVDRTFTLPAAAVAESGRVKWARLYVSSYCGHMQDAKKITYTTSVDWDNDGTWDNTWTETDEGQPFIYLQGGDYGDGGNDNSEFAGHGTGEPYLMLNDHTNRVTSDYLSWYDVTNLVQAGEDTIKVKVDSTGSYDGRIKVVTLVVAYDDPASTTQTTYWVNEGHDACTYYTEDNLGEVAVGTTTFDTSGLSGITSAKLTADYMASNNGYYGFPTSDNNFDASAKTGSFTNIGLDRVADAQGDYSGIDSWDVTSSVSGSSSVMFAYARYLPGTGTAAFYKIPLAFLVVKSPIETVSQPPVADFLASVTSGTAPLEVQFTDASTGTVSSYAWDFDNDGTVDSTQQNPLYTYGAAGTYSVNLTVTNADGSDFEVKTNYITVTQATQVTTNDLTISGLVNTVPASAIFAREANTVKVNNVKNTGTATLTNISIALYASDVSSGTVPVNTTTIASLASEETATVTLIDPTIRNLEGGTVTYTAVVDPDNLIAETDETNNNKSSAAKEVRYNGYKGKGIYWEGGSNITTQHTYDLQGNLLYSTQPDSAYQSVGWETRTESWSASDLPVPSGSTIEKAFLYVAYNWDQTPGGYPWLNINFNGNTLDNGNISTGNGTLYRDWSNFGGYADYEYGLYVYDVTDKFSSSGNNLVMTSVGENKNALYPSTLVVVYENANETRKQIFINEECDELGLSESNYGTTPEEATAYAPFTDMSIDVDKVTNAVLYSFAGSAGPDEGNLLFNGNIVATNAWMGSSNSGSPLVFDVTDYINETGNEAGVQSTTSGGMDALQQILVIEYEGSASATPVADFLATPTSGDAPLTVQFTDKSAGTISSYAWDFNNDGTIDSEEKNPSYIYETAGNYSVNLTVNGSEGSDSEVKTEYIVVKDRTSVTPALSLSASTLNVTVGEETDVTYTVTSDDSPVEGALVNLSGCATGSGTTDADGTVVLAVNASSKGAITAEASKDGYTDAELIQQAVSENETPVTPALSLSASTLNVTVEEETDVTYTVTSDDFPVEGAFVNLSGCATGSGTTDANGTVVLAVNASCEGTITATASKDGCTDAEIIQQAKVASSGSGSSSTVSLKVKIIPAISLTVSPNSVDFGIVSPGTPSESLPLTLQNNGGTSIKVTAEVDDQENGPFKTGLLLDQSIWSSYSKIIAAKNSVTSEAQLDLPLNYSSTGQFQGSLIFWAEAA